One genomic window of Arachis hypogaea cultivar Tifrunner chromosome 8, arahy.Tifrunner.gnm2.J5K5, whole genome shotgun sequence includes the following:
- the LOC112708028 gene encoding uncharacterized protein isoform X1: protein MQLGFLQNGLESSPAKSVDGSFRKSSSVISASTVSGASGLAKFAPISRRVLKGLKDYGRKLVDLELFTQYLEEWISENLNGDSADGRQRFSSPFTTDELHKLDIALEGVPFQQLVRMPVFSDDCDDLLEDQYLAAEDFLHAVIIGLWRTFWHRSGPLPICVSCPSYVGSKFCSVEKAISRSRARELRGLALISKSENELKTKWDQVVEFALFKPETLLDNVFKVSAGTICEALLYGFHILVSRSLSKISSVNSDSVFLLILDSKCGAVMKFGGDLGKLDLLNSSNPYLSVGEWFKAHAEISLTRVEPIWNRLGNANWGDIGTLQVLLATFYSIAQWNGPPRKSVASLISDHSLRLQKRRAECCIVEAENALVPYQGGTEIVEYDPDELSFEKRAWRLKLKHNDILILDDPQQGQKSFQIHESLVGGNYYLYSAVCLDHPSQLLTLYVGSHPSRLEPSWEDMSLWYQVQRQTKVLNILRNQGILSKYLPEIIASGRILHSGPCTKESPGGRCDHPWCGAPILVTSPVGELLSSVIANEGSFSAEEAIRLCRDCLAALRSAAMANVQHGDICPENIIRVIERQGTRNQVMFIPVSWGRAVLEDRDSPAINLQFSSSHALQHGKLCPSSDAESIVYLLYFICGGTMQQQDSIESALQWRERSWEKRVIQQYLGEVSALLKAFADYVDSLCGTPYPVDYDIWLKRLNKAVEGSADKGKMIEEVAITLRLEDAAESSGASGS from the exons ATGCAATTAG GTTTTCTGCAAAATGGATTGGAATCGTCTCCAGCAAAAAGTGTTGATGGAAGTTTCAGGAAGTCTAGCTCCG TTATTTCTGCCAGCACCGTCTCTGGTGCGTCGGGATTGGCGAAGTTTGCTCCTATTTCCAGAAGAGTGTTAAAGGGGCTCAAGGACTATGGAAGGAAACTGGTTGATCTCGAGTTATTTACACAATATCTTGAGGAGTGGATCTCGGAGAATCTAAATGGCGATTCGGCAGATGGGAGGCAAAGATTTAGTTCACCTTTCACAACTGATGAGTTGCACAAGCTTGACATAGCATTGGAGGGAGTTCCATTTCAGCAGCTAGTCCGAATGCCGGTCTTCTCCGATGATTGTGATGACCTTCTAGAAGATCAGTATCTTGCAGCAGAAGATTTCCTTCATGCTGTTATCATTGGCCTCTGGCGCACATTTTGGCATAGAAGTGGACCCTTGCCAATATGTGTGTCCTGCCCCTCTTATGTTGGTTCAAAGTTCTGTAGTGTCGAAAAGGCAATATCGAGGAGCAGGGCGAGGGAACTGCGCGGTTTAGCTTTGATATCTAAAAGTGAGAATGAACTAAAGACTAAATGGGATCAAGTAGTAGAGTTTGCCTTATTCAAGCCAGAAACATTATTGGACAATGTTTTCAAAGTATCGGCCGGCACTATTTGTGAAGCTCTCCTTTATGGGTTCCATATTCTTGTTTCTCGAAGCTTGAGTAAGATTAGTTCAGTCAATAGTGACTCTGTCTTCCTTCTAATTCTAGATTCCAAGTGTGGAGCAGTGATGAAGTTCGGCGGTGACCTCGGCAAACTTGATTTGCTGAACTCCAGCAATCCATATCTATCTGTGGGTGAATGGTTCAAAGCACATGCTGAAATTAGTCTCACCCGTGTGGAACCGATATGGAACCGATTGGGAAATGCAAACTGGGGGGATATAGGGACCCTGCAGGTACTATTAGCAACATTCTACTCCATTGCTCAGTGGAATGGACCGCCACGAAAGTCAGTAGCTTCATTGATCTCCGATCATAGCCTTCGGCTTCAGAAACGCAGGGCAGAATGCTGCATTGTTGAAGCTGAGAATGCACTGGTTCCTTATCAAGGAGGAACTGAGATTGTTGAATATGACCCAGATGAGTTATCTTTTGAAAAGAGAGCATGGCGCCTAAAGCTCAAGCATAATGACATATTGATCTTGGATGATCCCCAGCAGGGACAGAAAAGTTTCCAAATTCACGAATCGCTCGTCGGAGGGAACTATTATCTGTATAGTGCAGTGTGTCTTGATCATCCCTCACAGTTATTGACTTTATATGTTGGTTCACATCCTTCTAGACTTGAACCTTCATGGGAGGATATGAGCCTCTGGTACCAAGTTCAACGCCAAACGAAAGTTCTAAACATCTTGCGAAACCAAGGAATCTTGAGCAAATATTTACCGGAAATCATTGCCTCCGGTAGGATTCTACATTCCGGTCCATGCACGAAAGAGAGCCCTGGAGGAAGGTGTGATCACCCTTGGTGTGGAGCTCCAATACTAGTGACATCTCCAGTAGGGGAGCTGCTTTCATCTGTAATTGCTAATGAGGGGTCATTTTCGGCCGAAGAAGCGATTCGCCTATGCCGGGACTGCCTAGCTGCTCTAAGAAGTGCAGCCATGGCTAATGTCCAGCATGGCGATATCTGCCCCGAGAACATAATACGTGTCATTGAAAGACAAGGGACTAGAAACCAAGTTATGTTTATTCCTGTTTCGTGGGGCCGTGCCGTCTTAGAAGATAGGGACAGCCCTGCCATAAACTTGCAATTCTCATCATCTCATGCACTTCAGCATGGGAAGCTGTGTCCTTCTTCAGATGCTGAAAGCATTGTTTACCTCCTTTATTTTATTTGTGGAGGAACCATGCAGCAACAAGATTCCATTGAATCTGCATTACAATGGAGGGAGAGAAGCTGGGAGAAGAGAGTGATCCAGCAATATCTCGGCGAGGTTTCGGCTCTGTTGAAAGCTTTCGCAGACTATGTCGATAGCCTTTGTGGAACACCATACCCTGTagactatgatatatggttgaaaAGGTTGAATAAGGCTGTGGAAGGTTCAGCAGATAAGGGTAAAATGATTGAAGAAGTGGCCATAACTTTGAGATTAGAGGATGCTGCAGAGTCTTCAGGAGCTTCTGGCTCTTAA
- the LOC112708028 gene encoding uncharacterized protein isoform X2, whose translation MPVFSDDCDDLLEDQYLAAEDFLHAVIIGLWRTFWHRSGPLPICVSCPSYVGSKFCSVEKAISRSRARELRGLALISKSENELKTKWDQVVEFALFKPETLLDNVFKVSAGTICEALLYGFHILVSRSLSKISSVNSDSVFLLILDSKCGAVMKFGGDLGKLDLLNSSNPYLSVGEWFKAHAEISLTRVEPIWNRLGNANWGDIGTLQVLLATFYSIAQWNGPPRKSVASLISDHSLRLQKRRAECCIVEAENALVPYQGGTEIVEYDPDELSFEKRAWRLKLKHNDILILDDPQQGQKSFQIHESLVGGNYYLYSAVCLDHPSQLLTLYVGSHPSRLEPSWEDMSLWYQVQRQTKVLNILRNQGILSKYLPEIIASGRILHSGPCTKESPGGRCDHPWCGAPILVTSPVGELLSSVIANEGSFSAEEAIRLCRDCLAALRSAAMANVQHGDICPENIIRVIERQGTRNQVMFIPVSWGRAVLEDRDSPAINLQFSSSHALQHGKLCPSSDAESIVYLLYFICGGTMQQQDSIESALQWRERSWEKRVIQQYLGEVSALLKAFADYVDSLCGTPYPVDYDIWLKRLNKAVEGSADKGKMIEEVAITLRLEDAAESSGASGS comes from the coding sequence ATGCCGGTCTTCTCCGATGATTGTGATGACCTTCTAGAAGATCAGTATCTTGCAGCAGAAGATTTCCTTCATGCTGTTATCATTGGCCTCTGGCGCACATTTTGGCATAGAAGTGGACCCTTGCCAATATGTGTGTCCTGCCCCTCTTATGTTGGTTCAAAGTTCTGTAGTGTCGAAAAGGCAATATCGAGGAGCAGGGCGAGGGAACTGCGCGGTTTAGCTTTGATATCTAAAAGTGAGAATGAACTAAAGACTAAATGGGATCAAGTAGTAGAGTTTGCCTTATTCAAGCCAGAAACATTATTGGACAATGTTTTCAAAGTATCGGCCGGCACTATTTGTGAAGCTCTCCTTTATGGGTTCCATATTCTTGTTTCTCGAAGCTTGAGTAAGATTAGTTCAGTCAATAGTGACTCTGTCTTCCTTCTAATTCTAGATTCCAAGTGTGGAGCAGTGATGAAGTTCGGCGGTGACCTCGGCAAACTTGATTTGCTGAACTCCAGCAATCCATATCTATCTGTGGGTGAATGGTTCAAAGCACATGCTGAAATTAGTCTCACCCGTGTGGAACCGATATGGAACCGATTGGGAAATGCAAACTGGGGGGATATAGGGACCCTGCAGGTACTATTAGCAACATTCTACTCCATTGCTCAGTGGAATGGACCGCCACGAAAGTCAGTAGCTTCATTGATCTCCGATCATAGCCTTCGGCTTCAGAAACGCAGGGCAGAATGCTGCATTGTTGAAGCTGAGAATGCACTGGTTCCTTATCAAGGAGGAACTGAGATTGTTGAATATGACCCAGATGAGTTATCTTTTGAAAAGAGAGCATGGCGCCTAAAGCTCAAGCATAATGACATATTGATCTTGGATGATCCCCAGCAGGGACAGAAAAGTTTCCAAATTCACGAATCGCTCGTCGGAGGGAACTATTATCTGTATAGTGCAGTGTGTCTTGATCATCCCTCACAGTTATTGACTTTATATGTTGGTTCACATCCTTCTAGACTTGAACCTTCATGGGAGGATATGAGCCTCTGGTACCAAGTTCAACGCCAAACGAAAGTTCTAAACATCTTGCGAAACCAAGGAATCTTGAGCAAATATTTACCGGAAATCATTGCCTCCGGTAGGATTCTACATTCCGGTCCATGCACGAAAGAGAGCCCTGGAGGAAGGTGTGATCACCCTTGGTGTGGAGCTCCAATACTAGTGACATCTCCAGTAGGGGAGCTGCTTTCATCTGTAATTGCTAATGAGGGGTCATTTTCGGCCGAAGAAGCGATTCGCCTATGCCGGGACTGCCTAGCTGCTCTAAGAAGTGCAGCCATGGCTAATGTCCAGCATGGCGATATCTGCCCCGAGAACATAATACGTGTCATTGAAAGACAAGGGACTAGAAACCAAGTTATGTTTATTCCTGTTTCGTGGGGCCGTGCCGTCTTAGAAGATAGGGACAGCCCTGCCATAAACTTGCAATTCTCATCATCTCATGCACTTCAGCATGGGAAGCTGTGTCCTTCTTCAGATGCTGAAAGCATTGTTTACCTCCTTTATTTTATTTGTGGAGGAACCATGCAGCAACAAGATTCCATTGAATCTGCATTACAATGGAGGGAGAGAAGCTGGGAGAAGAGAGTGATCCAGCAATATCTCGGCGAGGTTTCGGCTCTGTTGAAAGCTTTCGCAGACTATGTCGATAGCCTTTGTGGAACACCATACCCTGTagactatgatatatggttgaaaAGGTTGAATAAGGCTGTGGAAGGTTCAGCAGATAAGGGTAAAATGATTGAAGAAGTGGCCATAACTTTGAGATTAGAGGATGCTGCAGAGTCTTCAGGAGCTTCTGGCTCTTAA
- the LOC112708030 gene encoding myb-related protein 308 yields MGRSPCCEKEHTNKGAWTKEEDERLINYIKIHGEGCWRSLPKAAGLLRCGKSCRLRWINYLRPDLKRGNFTEEEDELIINLHSLLGNKWSLIAARLPGRTDNEIKNYWNTHIKRKLYSRGIDPQTHRPLNATGITATATVATANNKKSKEKNDSIILSTNIINDNNNNKFQLVSELVCEDSSNSSSGVTIEEQTYPLHNHHHRQLNLDLSIGLPSQQNNQASSNSMNQENNKKLKQEQEEAHGVFYHHPWYGNSDNTNNNSKSVCLCYGLGFQSNNNKVCSCKGAIVGGTAVTTTAADNSLYRFYRPMNI; encoded by the exons atggGTAGATCTCCTTGTTGTGAGAAAGAACACACAAACAAAGGAGCTTGGACCAAAGAGGAAGATGAACGCCTCATCAACTACATCAAGATTCATGGTGAAGGTTGTTGGAGATCTCTTCCCAAAGCTGCtg GTTTATTGAGATGTGGAAAGAGTTGCAGATTGAGATGGATAAATTACCTGAGGCCTGATCTAAAGAGAGGAAACTTcactgaagaagaagatgaactcATCATCAACCTTCATAGCTTACTTGGAAACAA GTGGTCTTTAATAGCTGCAAGGTTACCCGGAAGAACAGATaacgaaataaaaaattattggaaCACTCACATCAAAAGAAAACTCTACAGCCGGGGAATTGATCCTCAAACTCACCGGCCGCTTAATGCGACCGGAATCACAGCCACAGCCACAGTCGCAACCGCAAACAATAAGAAAAGCAAGGAAAAAAACGATAGCATTATTTTAAGCACCAACATTATTaatgacaacaacaataacaagttTCAATTGGTGAGTGAATTGGTTTGTGAAGATTCATCAAATAGTAGCAGTGGTGTTACCATTGAAGAACAAACATAccctcttcataatcatcatcatcgcCAACTCAACTTGGATCTTTCCATTGGTCTTCCCTCTCAACAAAATAACCAAGCTTCTTCAAATTCCATGAACCAAGAAAACAACAAGAagttgaagcaagaacaagaagaagCACATGGTGTTTTCTATCATCATCCATGGTATGGCAATAgtgataatactaataataatagtaaGAGTGTGTGCTTGTGTTATGGTCTAGGGTTTCAAAGTAACAATAACAAAGTGTGTAGCTGCAAAGGTGCCATTGTTGGTGGTACGGCGGTTACTACAACCGCCGCAGATAATAGCTTGTATAGATTTTATAGACCTATGAATatatag